GCCAGGCACGCTCTACCTCGCCCTGCACGGTCCGCCGCGCGGGCTGGACCTGCCAGCCCGCGTAGGCGGCCCCGTCGTAGGCGATGGTGAGCTTGACGCGCGGCATCCGAGCTAAACCGCACCGGCGGCCTGCTTGACCAGCAGCTCGGCAATCTGCACCGCGTTGGTCGCGGCGCCCTTGCGGAGGTTGTCGCTGACGCACCAGAACGCCAGGCCGTTGTCGCAGGACAGGTCCTCGCGGATACGGCCGATGAACGTGTTGTCGTCGCCGGCGCAGGTCTGCGGCATTGGGTACTGACCGGCGCCCAGATCGTCGACCACCTTGATGCCGGGCGTGGCGGCGAACAGCTCGCGGGCCTGATGGACTGTGATCTTGCGTTCGGTCTCGACCAGGATGCTCTCGCTGTGGCAGTTGCTCACCGGCACGCGGACGCAGGTCGGGCACACCTTGATCGAGTCATCGCCGAAGATCTTCTGGGTCTCGTAGACCATCTTCATCTCTTCGGACGTGTAGCCCTGCTCCTTGTGCGAGCCGATCTGCGGGATCAGGTTGAACGCGATCGGGTGGGCGAAAACTTCGTAGTCGTGCTGCTTGCCGTCGAGGTACGCCCGCGAGCCGTTGTCGAGGTCACGCTGCCCCGCGACGCCCGCGCCGCTGGTCGCCTGGTAGGTGCTGACGATCACGCGGCGGATCTTGCCGGCGTCGTGCAGCGGCTTCATGGCGAGCACCATCTGCGTGGTGCTGCAGTTCGGGCTGGAGATGATGCCCTGGTGCTTGAGCGCCGCCTCCGGATTGATCTCGGGGACGACCAGCGGCACCTTTGGGTCCATCCGCCAGTAACCCGACTCGTCGACCACCACGCAGTTGCGTTCGACCGCCCACGGGCAGAACTCCTGGGCGACGTCGTCCGGCGTGCTGCCGATCGCCAGGTCGATGTCGTTGAACGCGTCGGGCACGAGCTCCTCGACCGGGTGCTGCTCGCCCTTGAACTCGACCGTCGTGCCCGCACTCCGGGCCGAGGCCAGAAACTTGATGCGCTGATACGGGAAGTCCCGCTCGGCTAGCATCTGGCGGATCAAAGTGCCCACGGCGCCGGTGGCGCCAACGATGGCGATGGTCTCGAACACGGGGATCAGGCTCCAGGCGGAACTGGTACGGACGGGGTCGTTCCCGGGGGACCCAAAGCCGGGCCCCAGGTTCGCCCCAGGGTGACAGACGCAGCCCCGCATTATAGCCGCCCCACGGGACGCCCGCGAGCGGCCCCACGGGCGGGATCTGCCCTCAATCCAGCCTCAATCCCGCCAGCGGGCTTCCAGGCCTAGGCCGCAGCCTTCTCGCCAGCCACGGCCAGCTTGACCCGTCGGGCGAGCGGGTCGCACCAGCGGCGGACGGTCTCGGGCTGCAGGAACGCCATGTTCGCGAAGATCATGATCAGGGCGAACGTCCACATCCCCATCGCGGCGCCGATGAACAGATGCATGCCGATCATCGCGGCCAGCATCCACGGCCGGGCCCAGCGGTTCCACACCAGGCAGCAGTAGAAGATCTCGAGGAACACGGTGGCGTGGGTCAGGAAGTCGACCACGTACAGCAGGTCGAACGACCCGCCCCCCCACAGCGGGACCTGCGCCGATAGCCAGGTCATGTCGAGCGAGCGGTACTCGTAGCTCGCCACCGAGTACCACACGGCGCCGCCGTTCCACCACATGTCGCCCTGGGCTTTGCCGAGCCCGCCGAACAGGTAGATGACGCAGAGGTGCAGCTGGATGAGCCGCGTGGCGAGGTTGGCCATCACGCTGGGCCCCGCCTCGGTCGATGCGCCGCGGCGGAGCCGCAGCAGCCGGTCGACCGAGTACCGCGCGCCGCACGGGCTCAGCATCACGTACGTGATCATCATGCAGTTGGCCTTGTCCAGGCCAAAGAAGGCGCCGGGCGTGACGCGGTTGGCGTAGCTCAACGCGGAGATCCAGGCCAGCACGGCGACCCAGCGCGAGAACAGACCGATTGTGAGCAGGAAGAACACGATCAGATTGAGCACGTGCACCGACCACCGCAGCGTGTCCGAGCCGATGTAGTCCCAGTAGCTGAAGCCCATCCGCCCGCCCTGCGTCGCCGGCAGCAGCTCGCCGGTCCATCCGTCGGTCGGGCTGAAGAACGCGTGCAGGCCGAACGACCACACCAGGTGCGTGTACAGCAGCATGCCGCCGACCAGCACCCGCAGGATTGAAACCAGCGCCGGGTCGGTCGGGGTGAACCAGAAGTCGTTCCAGCCCCGCCACACCGTGCGGAGGTACTCGCTGACGCGGTTGATCATAGTCACGCCCCCCCACCAAGAGGCAACGACTCGGGCTCGGCCGGCGACGATTGGTTGTAGAACCGCGGCGGCAGCAGCGGCTGCTCGAGTTGGCCCGCCCGCTCGGTAAGGGTTAGCACCGTGCGGTACAACGACGGGTCGGTCGCCGAGATGTCCGGCGGCGGCTGAACCGTGCCGTCCGCCAGGACGCGCGGGCGGAACTCCTCGGGGTTGAGCGAGCGGTGCTCGATGTACTGCAGCTCAACCGCTTGGCCGCCGTGGGTGCGGAGTAGATGGCGGGCGTAAGAACGCAGGTTGAGTTCCAGGTTCTGCTGCTGGGTTCTTCTCACGTCGTCGTAGGTCGCGTTGGGTGGGGGACCAAACACCCGCAGGTCGCCGGCCTGGTCGGCCAGCATCATGTGCCGGTGGTACCACAGCCGCGGCCACTGCGTGGCGTGGTTGCTATTGGCCCGGTTGGGGAATTCCCCCTCGGCGATTGGCTCGCCGGATTCGCCGAGCACCCGGTACCGCACCAGCTGGCCCGCCATGGGTGGGTCGGGGCTGAAGAACGAATAGCCGCCGTTGAGGTACAGCGGGTCGGTGTACCAGCGGACAAACGGCGACTGGGCGGTCACCCGCGTGAGCTCCGAGTTCTTCGGCTGCAGCGACAGCGGCGCCATGAACACCACAAACACGTGCCACGCCAGCCAGACCGACAGCCCCAGCCGGGCCCAGTACGGCAGCGGCCACGGCCCCGGTTCGGGCCGGGGCTTCTTGGCCGGCTTCTCCTTGGGCGAAGCCGCCTCGTCTGATTTGTTCTTGGCCACAGCAGTAGCTAGCAGGAAGAGGGCGGGTAGTGATCGCGCCCGTAGCAAATGAAAAAACCCCGCACCGGTCAATGCCGGTGCGGGGCCAATGTCTTAGCGACGCCGCTACACAGTAATTAGGGGCAGCGGCGCCGGGCTAGTTGGATGCTAGCGTCTGGGCGTCGGCGCCGAAGTCGAGCTGCAGGTCGTCGCCACCGCGGAGGGTGATGACCCGCTCCTGCGAGGTCGGCTTGCCGTCCAGCTCGTACTCAACCCGGACCGTGTAGTCCTCCCAAGTGTGCCCGGCGGGTAGACGTGTGGTCGCGAACTCGCGAACCTCGCCGGTCTGACGGGTCTCGGCTCCAGCCAGGGTAACCTTGGCGTCGGCCGGGACGTTCAGGGTCAGCTTGGTGGAGGTCTCCTGCTCACCCTCGACGACAGCCGGGGTCGGCTCGTTGGGAGCAGAGAACGCCAGCGAAACCTCGCCACCGGCGGTCAGCGTAGCGGTGCGGTTCTCGGTAACGGCCTTGCCGTCACGCTCGAACTCGACCTTCACGCGATAGGTGTAGCTCTGACCAGCACGCAGGCCGTTGGACACGTAGTGTCGGTCGGTGCCGGTGCTGGTGGTCTGCTTGTCGTTGACCCACACCACGGCGTCGGCCGGCACTGTCACGCGGAGCGTGCCCTTGCCAGAGGTCACCGAGCTGGTGACCACGACGCCCTCGCTGTAAACCGGCTTGGCCGCGTAGACCTCGGTCGTAACGCCGGTGGACGAGTAGCTGCCGTGGCTGCTGTAGCTGCCATGCGTGCTGTAAGAGCCATGGCTGCTGTAGCTGCTACCCGATGAGTACTCTGTCGAGTAACTGCTCGAGGACGAGCTGCCGTGAGAACTGGTCGAGTAGTACGAGGTGCTGTACGAGCCGTGGCTAGCGGACGAACCGCCCGTGGAACCGTAGCTAGCCGACGAGCCCGACGAAGCATGGCGGGCGTGGATCCTCGCTGCTAGGCGCCGCAGCGGACCGGGGCCGTGCGAACCGTAGCTGGCCGACGATCCACCGGATGAGCCGCTAGAAGCATAGCTGCCGTGGCTGGCCGAAGAGCCGTACGAAACCGAGTAGGCCCCGTGGCTGCCGCTGCTGGCATAGCTGCCGCTGCTGGCGTAAGAACCGTGACGGCTGTAGCTGCTGCCGGCGTAGGAACCGCCGCCGTACGAGCCGCTGCTGGCCGAGCCATAGCTTCCATGACTGCCCCAAAAAGCGTCGGCATCGGCAGGCATCAACAGCGCCGCGCCAATCGCCAAAGGCGCCCACAGATTTTTTCGACTAAGCATTTCCATTTTGCTCCCAACTCACCCTGGTGACTCATACAAGATAGGTAATATGCGGACCTCCGTCCGGATGTAAAGATAACAACGGCGTGTGGCATTGCAAGCAACATGGGCTAATTTCCGCGATATTACCCCCTGGGAAAGAAGCGACCTCTGGGGCGTTTGTGCAACAACGTGGTCTGGGCGCGACCGCGGTGCTTGCTGTGTCGCATCCCTGTAACAAACGCCACCAGCGATGACGTCCAAATGCCTCCAATGGGGCGGGATCCCGCCACCGCCGCTGGCGACAACGACAACCGGACACCTCGCGGCAAGCTTGATCCGTTGCGCTACTCGCCCTCAACCTCGATGCCGTCGATGGACAGCTCGCCAATGGCGCCCAGCAGGCCGATGCGGACGATGGCGTCGCGGGCGGCCAGCGGCACGCTGAGTTGCTGCTGGTACTCGGTCCAGGGGAACGAGCCGTGCATAGGGCCGATCGCCTCGTCGGTGATCGCGGCGCGCCGGTCGTCGTAGAAGGTGACCACAAAGTAGGGCCACTGCTGGTGGTTCTCGCCGTAGCGGATCTGCTCCCCCTTGGCCCAGAACCGGACGTTCAGCTTACGGACTTTGCGGCCGTCGACCGGCAGGCTCTGCAGCGCACGGCAGCCGCGGCCGGGGTCTTCGTTCTCGAAGCGGATGTAGCGCTCGCCCTCCTGGGCCTCGGTGTTGTCGCGGACGACTTCTCCCTGCCGCAGGTAGTACCAGCCGTCGGGAGTCTTGCTCTTGGAGTTGACCTGGAGCAGCTCCTCGAACCCGCCGTTCACCAGCCGCGGCTTGGTCGGGTCGGGCTGCACGCGGCGGAGGTCCTCGGCGGTGCCGGTCATCGGCACGAAGAACGTCCCGCGGAGCGGCTGCCGTCGCAGCTCGCCGTGCTCCTTGACATAAAGGTACAGGTTCTGGTGGTACCGGGTGCCCACCGGGATGACCATCTTGCCCCCTTCGCGGAGCTGCTCGACCAGCGGCTTGGGGACGTTCTCCGGCGAGCAGGTGACGATGATGCGGTCGAACGGTGCGGCCTCCGGCCAGCCGAGGTAGCCGTCGCCGATGCGGGTGTGGACGTTCTTGTACTTCAGCCGCTTGAGCGTCTTGGCCGCCTTGCGTCCCAGCTCGCCGACGATCTCGATCGAGTAGACCTCGTGGGCCAGCGCCCCGAGCACCGCCGCCTGGTAGCCCGAGCCGGTGCCGATCTCCAGCACCTTGTGCTGCGGCTGCACGTCGAGCTGCTCGGTCATGTACGCCACGACAAACGGCGGCGAGATTGTCTGCTGCGAGCCGATAGGCAGCGCCATGTCGAGGTAGGCGTGCTTGCGGCGGGCGAGCGGCACAAAGTCGTGCCGCGGGGTCTCACGCATCGCGGCGATCACCCGCGGGTCCTCCACGCCGGCCGCGACGATTTCTTCGTCGACCATCTGGTTGCGTTGCTGCTCGATACTAGTGCGCGACTGCGCGGTCGCGGTCGGCAGCAGGAGCAGGCAGGCGAGCAGCGTTAGTAGGAGGGGTAGTCTCATCGTGATGACTCGTTCCTCGGTACGGCGGCCTCAATTCGGCGGCATGGTAAGTGGCCGTGGGCGGCTGGGGGGCGGCGGGGTAGAATTGTCTGAACCTCGCCCCTCACCTTCGATTATGGCACGGCCAGCCGCCCTGTCGAATCGGCGTACCGCCTGCAACGAATCTGACGGCTTTGCATGTCTGAATCCCCTCACCTGGCCCTCCGCGACTCCCTGCGGCAGCAGATGCCGGTCGCCGAGCGTCACGCGTACCTCGACCACGCCGCGGTGGCCCCCCTGCCCCAGCCCACCCGCAAGGCGATCACCCGCTGGCTCGACCAGGCCGCCGAGCACGGCGATGTCTACTGGCCTGAGTGGGCCAAGCAGATCGAGCAAACCCGCCAGTCGGCCGCCGAGCTGATCTCTGCCAGCCCTGCCGAGATCGCCCTGGTCCCCAGCACCACCCACGGCATCACGCTGGTCGCCGAAGGGCTCGACTGGCAGAGCGGCGACAATGTCGTGACCCTGGCCGACGAGTTCCCCTCGAACCTCTACCCCTGGATGCATCAACGCGACCGCGGCGTCGAGGTCCGCACCGTCGAAACCGACAACGGCCGCGTCGTCCTCGACCGGCTCCGCGAAGCGGTCGACCACCGCACCCGCGTGCTGTCGGTCAGCTGGGTCGGCTACAAGACCGGCTACCGCCAGCCGATCGACGACATCGCCCAGATTGCCCACGGCGCCGGCGCGTTGTTCTTCCTCGACGCCATCCAGGGCCTTGGCGTCGCGCCGCTCGACGTCACCCAAACGCCGGTCGACTGCCTGGCCGCCGACGGCCACAAGTGGCTGCTCGGACCTGAAGGCGCGGGCGTCGCGTACATCCGCCACGCGTGGCTCGACCGGCTCCGCCCCCTGGGCGTCGGTTGGAACAGCGTCGAGGGTCGGCACGACTTCAACACCATCGACCTCAAGCTCCGCGACGAGGCCGCCCGCTACGAGGGGGGCTCGGCCAACATGGTCGGCATGATCGGCATGGGCGCCAGCCTCAAGCTGCTCACCGCCCAACCTACCGCGCAGGTCCGGCAGGCCATCCTCGCGACCTCCGACTACGCCTGCGAGCGG
This Posidoniimonas polymericola DNA region includes the following protein-coding sequences:
- a CDS encoding HTTM domain-containing protein, whose product is MTMINRVSEYLRTVWRGWNDFWFTPTDPALVSILRVLVGGMLLYTHLVWSFGLHAFFSPTDGWTGELLPATQGGRMGFSYWDYIGSDTLRWSVHVLNLIVFFLLTIGLFSRWVAVLAWISALSYANRVTPGAFFGLDKANCMMITYVMLSPCGARYSVDRLLRLRRGASTEAGPSVMANLATRLIQLHLCVIYLFGGLGKAQGDMWWNGGAVWYSVASYEYRSLDMTWLSAQVPLWGGGSFDLLYVVDFLTHATVFLEIFYCCLVWNRWARPWMLAAMIGMHLFIGAAMGMWTFALIMIFANMAFLQPETVRRWCDPLARRVKLAVAGEKAAA
- a CDS encoding aspartate-semialdehyde dehydrogenase; amino-acid sequence: MFETIAIVGATGAVGTLIRQMLAERDFPYQRIKFLASARSAGTTVEFKGEQHPVEELVPDAFNDIDLAIGSTPDDVAQEFCPWAVERNCVVVDESGYWRMDPKVPLVVPEINPEAALKHQGIISSPNCSTTQMVLAMKPLHDAGKIRRVIVSTYQATSGAGVAGQRDLDNGSRAYLDGKQHDYEVFAHPIAFNLIPQIGSHKEQGYTSEEMKMVYETQKIFGDDSIKVCPTCVRVPVSNCHSESILVETERKITVHQARELFAATPGIKVVDDLGAGQYPMPQTCAGDDNTFIGRIREDLSCDNGLAFWCVSDNLRKGAATNAVQIAELLVKQAAGAV
- a CDS encoding aminotransferase class V-fold PLP-dependent enzyme, with protein sequence MSESPHLALRDSLRQQMPVAERHAYLDHAAVAPLPQPTRKAITRWLDQAAEHGDVYWPEWAKQIEQTRQSAAELISASPAEIALVPSTTHGITLVAEGLDWQSGDNVVTLADEFPSNLYPWMHQRDRGVEVRTVETDNGRVVLDRLREAVDHRTRVLSVSWVGYKTGYRQPIDDIAQIAHGAGALFFLDAIQGLGVAPLDVTQTPVDCLAADGHKWLLGPEGAGVAYIRHAWLDRLRPLGVGWNSVEGRHDFNTIDLKLRDEAARYEGGSANMVGMIGMGASLKLLTAQPTAQVRQAILATSDYACERLASVGAKVVSHRDALPNGHDPRTGIVAFELPGQDPVEARSRCMDAGVVLSCRGGRLRIAIHAYNNEQDIDRLIDVLGASS
- a CDS encoding protein-L-isoaspartate(D-aspartate) O-methyltransferase, with the protein product MRLPLLLTLLACLLLLPTATAQSRTSIEQQRNQMVDEEIVAAGVEDPRVIAAMRETPRHDFVPLARRKHAYLDMALPIGSQQTISPPFVVAYMTEQLDVQPQHKVLEIGTGSGYQAAVLGALAHEVYSIEIVGELGRKAAKTLKRLKYKNVHTRIGDGYLGWPEAAPFDRIIVTCSPENVPKPLVEQLREGGKMVIPVGTRYHQNLYLYVKEHGELRRQPLRGTFFVPMTGTAEDLRRVQPDPTKPRLVNGGFEELLQVNSKSKTPDGWYYLRQGEVVRDNTEAQEGERYIRFENEDPGRGCRALQSLPVDGRKVRKLNVRFWAKGEQIRYGENHQQWPYFVVTFYDDRRAAITDEAIGPMHGSFPWTEYQQQLSVPLAARDAIVRIGLLGAIGELSIDGIEVEGE
- a CDS encoding TIGR03000 domain-containing protein, with translation MPADADAFWGSHGSYGSASSGSYGGGSYAGSSYSRHGSYASSGSYASSGSHGAYSVSYGSSASHGSYASSGSSGGSSASYGSHGPGPLRRLAARIHARHASSGSSASYGSTGGSSASHGSYSTSYYSTSSHGSSSSSSYSTEYSSGSSYSSHGSYSTHGSYSSHGSYSSTGVTTEVYAAKPVYSEGVVVTSSVTSGKGTLRVTVPADAVVWVNDKQTTSTGTDRHYVSNGLRAGQSYTYRVKVEFERDGKAVTENRTATLTAGGEVSLAFSAPNEPTPAVVEGEQETSTKLTLNVPADAKVTLAGAETRQTGEVREFATTRLPAGHTWEDYTVRVEYELDGKPTSQERVITLRGGDDLQLDFGADAQTLASN